A single genomic interval of Pseudomonas sp. FeN3W harbors:
- a CDS encoding thiosulfate sulfurtransferase GlpE, translating into MSDYQRISVEQAQRLLATENTMLLDMRDARAYCQGHDPRATRLSELNLRTLLKSTPPHVHLIICCERGHASRDMAQLFSDFGFVNCYSLDGGYQAWKARPQRARPNPGVHGAHYALAME; encoded by the coding sequence ATGAGCGATTACCAACGCATCAGCGTCGAGCAGGCCCAACGGCTGCTGGCGACCGAAAACACCATGCTGCTGGACATGCGCGATGCCCGCGCCTACTGCCAGGGCCACGACCCGCGCGCCACCCGCCTCAGCGAGCTGAACCTGCGCACCCTGCTCAAAAGCACGCCGCCCCATGTTCACCTGATCATCTGCTGCGAACGCGGCCATGCCAGCCGCGACATGGCACAGCTGTTCAGCGACTTCGGCTTCGTCAACTGCTACAGCCTGGATGGCGGCTACCAGGCCTGGAAGGCCCGCCCGCAACGGGCCCGGCCCAACCCAGGCGTCCACGGCGCCCACTACGCACTGGCAATGGAGTGA
- a CDS encoding ArsC/Spx/MgsR family protein, with the protein MSCIIFYEKPGCATNRLQKELLRSAGIELEVRDLLRETWTPERLRPFFGGLPVAEWFNPSAPAIKYGELDPSELNAEQALDLMVAQPLLIRRPLIRCGMHYMVDFDLVGINAWLPCHGRLPALAPNISGCSLGTSSALGCRPAASASQ; encoded by the coding sequence ATGTCCTGCATCATCTTCTACGAGAAACCCGGCTGCGCCACCAACCGCCTGCAGAAGGAACTGCTGCGCTCGGCGGGCATCGAGCTGGAGGTACGCGACCTGCTGCGCGAGACCTGGACGCCGGAACGCCTGCGGCCGTTCTTCGGCGGGCTGCCGGTGGCCGAGTGGTTCAACCCGTCGGCCCCGGCGATCAAGTATGGCGAGCTCGATCCAAGCGAACTGAACGCCGAACAGGCGCTGGATCTGATGGTGGCCCAGCCGCTGCTGATCCGCCGCCCGCTGATCCGCTGCGGCATGCACTACATGGTCGACTTCGACCTGGTGGGCATCAACGCCTGGTTGCCGTGCCACGGCCGCCTGCCGGCGCTGGCGCCGAACATCAGCGGCTGTTCGCTGGGCACCAGCTCGGCGCTCGGCTGCCGCCCCGCCGCGAGCGCCTCGCAATGA
- a CDS encoding LysR family transcriptional regulator: MVRRNLNDLLSFVTVARAGSFTRAAAQLGVTQSALSQAISGLEKRLQIRLLTRTTRSVSPTAAGERLLHAIGHRFDEIEAELDVLTEMRDKPAGTVRITCADHVLRTTLLPKLAPLLHAFPDINVEFDVNYGFRDIVADRFDAGVRLGDTIDKDMIALPIGPKLRMAAVASPSYFARNPIPKAPGDLMAHRCINLRFPTHGGLYVWEFERRGRQLNVRVDGQLVLNSTPHIVQAALEGLGIAFLPEDEFAPHIEEGRLVRVLEDWCAPFEGYYLYYPSRKQPSPAFSLVAEALRVAGPGGA; this comes from the coding sequence ATGGTCAGACGCAACCTCAACGATCTCCTCTCCTTCGTCACGGTGGCGCGTGCGGGCAGCTTCACGCGCGCCGCCGCCCAGCTGGGCGTGACGCAATCGGCGCTCAGCCAGGCGATCAGCGGCCTGGAGAAAAGGCTCCAGATCCGCCTGCTCACGCGTACCACGCGCAGCGTCTCGCCCACGGCGGCGGGCGAACGGCTGCTGCATGCGATCGGCCACCGCTTCGACGAGATCGAGGCGGAGCTGGACGTGCTGACGGAGATGCGCGACAAGCCGGCCGGGACGGTGCGGATCACCTGCGCCGATCACGTCCTGCGCACCACGCTGCTGCCGAAGCTCGCCCCCTTGCTGCACGCGTTTCCCGACATCAACGTCGAATTCGACGTCAATTACGGATTCAGGGACATCGTGGCGGATCGCTTCGACGCGGGCGTGCGCCTGGGCGACACCATCGACAAGGACATGATCGCGCTGCCCATCGGCCCCAAGCTGCGCATGGCCGCGGTCGCGTCACCCTCCTACTTCGCCCGCAACCCCATACCGAAGGCACCGGGCGACCTCATGGCGCACCGCTGCATCAACCTGCGCTTCCCCACCCATGGCGGCCTGTACGTCTGGGAATTCGAGCGCCGGGGCCGGCAGTTGAACGTCCGCGTCGATGGCCAGCTGGTCCTCAACAGCACGCCCCATATCGTGCAGGCGGCGCTCGAAGGGTTGGGCATCGCCTTCCTGCCGGAAGACGAATTCGCCCCGCATATCGAGGAAGGCCGGCTGGTGCGCGTACTGGAGGACTGGTGTGCGCCGTTCGAGGGTTACTACCTCTACTACCCGAGCCGCAAGCAGCCGTCGCCGGCCTTCTCGCTGGTCGCCGAAGCGCTGCGTGTCGCGGGGCCGGGCGGGGCGTAA
- a CDS encoding SDR family NAD(P)-dependent oxidoreductase, which produces MPRAQRGAGKARVFITGSADGLGHAAARTLLAEGHEVVVHVRSRARLPAVEELLEQGAIATIGDLSDVAQIRDLASQVNAIGRMDAVIHNAGIISGSQLLVVNVVAPYLLTALIQRPERLIYLSSSMHRGGRADLAGMDWAGRTSTGSYSDSKLFVTTLAAAVARLWSEVYSNAVDPGWVPTRMGGPGAPDDLRLGHLTQEWLATSNDLEALTSGGYWHHQQREQPHPAVNDAGLQDRLLADLARATGTKLA; this is translated from the coding sequence ATGCCCAGGGCACAACGAGGTGCCGGCAAGGCCCGTGTGTTCATCACCGGTTCGGCCGATGGACTGGGCCATGCCGCGGCGCGGACGCTGCTCGCCGAGGGGCACGAGGTCGTCGTGCACGTCCGTTCCCGGGCCCGGCTGCCCGCCGTCGAGGAACTGCTGGAGCAGGGCGCCATCGCCACGATCGGCGATCTGTCGGACGTTGCGCAAATCCGTGATCTCGCCAGCCAGGTCAATGCGATCGGCCGGATGGATGCCGTTATCCACAACGCCGGCATCATTTCAGGCTCGCAGTTGCTGGTGGTCAACGTCGTCGCGCCATACCTGCTCACGGCCCTGATCCAGCGCCCCGAGCGCCTGATCTACCTGAGCAGCAGCATGCACCGGGGCGGGCGCGCCGACCTAGCCGGCATGGACTGGGCCGGCCGCACGTCCACGGGGAGCTACTCGGACAGCAAACTGTTCGTCACCACCCTGGCCGCAGCCGTCGCGCGCTTGTGGTCGGAGGTGTACAGCAACGCGGTCGATCCGGGTTGGGTACCGACCAGGATGGGTGGCCCGGGCGCGCCCGACGACCTGCGGCTGGGACACCTGACCCAGGAGTGGCTCGCGACCAGTAATGACCTCGAGGCATTGACCAGCGGCGGCTATTGGCATCACCAACAGCGTGAGCAGCCGCATCCCGCCGTCAACGACGCAGGACTCCAGGACCGACTGCTGGCCGATCTCGCCCGCGCCACCGGCACGAAGCTGGCGTGA
- a CDS encoding cyclophilin-like fold protein — protein sequence MKIRLIVDGQSATATLYDNATARDFATLLPLSLTMEDYATIERVSSLPRKLSTQGAPDGMAPVAGELTHYAPWGNLAIFVEGRPHARGLLPLGKVEEGLSILARPGPYQLRIERIGN from the coding sequence ATGAAGATTCGCCTGATCGTCGATGGCCAAAGCGCCACCGCCACGCTGTACGACAATGCCACCGCGCGTGATTTCGCCACGCTGCTGCCGCTGTCGCTGACGATGGAGGACTACGCCACCATCGAGCGCGTATCCAGCCTGCCGCGCAAGTTGTCCACGCAAGGCGCGCCGGACGGCATGGCGCCGGTGGCCGGCGAGCTGACCCACTACGCGCCCTGGGGCAACCTGGCGATTTTCGTCGAGGGCCGACCCCATGCGCGGGGCCTGTTGCCGCTGGGCAAGGTGGAGGAAGGCCTGTCCATCCTGGCCAGACCCGGGCCGTATCAGCTACGGATCGAGCGAATCGGGAACTGA
- the nifB gene encoding nitrogenase cofactor biosynthesis protein NifB translates to MELNVLGQSEAGHAAGGGCSAGSCGSSDDQLAHLPEHIREKVHNHPCYSEEAHHYFARMHVAVAPACNIQCHYCNRKYDCANESRPGVVSELLDPVQAVKKVKAVAATIPQMTVLGIAGPGDPLANPQRTFETFRMLSEQAPDIKLCVSTNGLALPDCVDELAKHNIDHVTITINCVDPDIGAEIYPWIYWNNKRIRGRKAAKILIERQQKGLEMLVERGILVKVNSVLIPGVNDEHLKEVSRIVKAKGAFLHNVMPLIAEAEHGTFYGVMGQRSPEPEELQDLQDACAGDMNMMRHCRQCRADAVGLLGEDRGDEFTLDKIETMDIDYDAAMVKRAAIHAAIKEELDERAAKKARLATPPLTGVTDTRHRPVLMAVATSGAGLVNQHFGHAREFLVYEASPAGVRFIGHRKVEQYCVGNDSCGDKESALSGSLRALKGCEAVLCSKIGFEPWGELEAAGIQPNGEHAMEPIEEAVLAVYQEMIANGRLDASAHAAEQCLTA, encoded by the coding sequence ATGGAACTGAACGTACTGGGCCAGAGCGAGGCCGGGCATGCCGCCGGGGGCGGTTGTTCAGCGGGTTCCTGTGGCAGCTCGGACGACCAGCTCGCGCACCTGCCCGAGCATATCCGCGAGAAAGTGCACAACCACCCCTGCTACTCCGAGGAGGCGCACCACTACTTCGCGCGCATGCACGTGGCGGTGGCGCCGGCCTGCAACATCCAGTGCCACTACTGCAACCGCAAGTACGACTGCGCCAACGAGTCGCGCCCCGGCGTGGTCTCCGAGCTGCTGGACCCAGTCCAGGCAGTGAAGAAGGTCAAGGCGGTGGCGGCGACCATCCCGCAGATGACGGTGCTCGGCATCGCCGGGCCGGGCGACCCGCTGGCCAACCCGCAGCGCACCTTCGAGACCTTCCGCATGCTCTCCGAGCAGGCGCCGGACATCAAGCTGTGCGTCTCCACCAACGGCCTGGCGCTGCCCGACTGCGTCGACGAGCTGGCCAAGCACAACATCGACCATGTGACCATCACCATCAACTGCGTGGACCCGGACATCGGCGCCGAGATCTATCCCTGGATCTACTGGAACAACAAACGCATCCGTGGGCGCAAGGCGGCGAAGATCCTCATCGAGCGCCAGCAGAAGGGCCTGGAGATGCTGGTCGAGCGCGGCATCCTGGTGAAGGTCAACTCGGTGCTGATCCCCGGCGTCAACGATGAACACCTGAAAGAAGTCAGCCGCATCGTCAAGGCCAAGGGCGCCTTCCTGCACAACGTCATGCCGCTGATCGCCGAGGCCGAGCACGGCACCTTCTACGGCGTGATGGGCCAGCGCAGCCCGGAGCCGGAGGAACTGCAGGACCTGCAGGACGCCTGCGCCGGCGACATGAACATGATGCGCCACTGCCGTCAGTGCCGCGCCGATGCGGTGGGCCTGCTCGGCGAGGACCGCGGCGATGAGTTCACCCTCGACAAGATCGAGACAATGGACATCGACTACGACGCGGCGATGGTCAAGCGCGCCGCCATCCATGCGGCGATCAAGGAAGAACTGGACGAGCGCGCGGCGAAGAAGGCGCGCCTGGCCACGCCACCGCTCACGGGCGTGACGGACACGCGCCATCGCCCGGTGCTGATGGCCGTCGCCACCAGCGGCGCTGGCCTGGTCAACCAGCATTTCGGCCATGCCCGCGAGTTCCTCGTCTACGAGGCCTCGCCGGCCGGAGTGCGTTTCATCGGCCATCGCAAGGTCGAGCAGTACTGCGTCGGCAACGACAGCTGCGGCGACAAGGAAAGCGCGCTGTCGGGCAGCCTCCGCGCTCTCAAGGGCTGCGAGGCGGTGCTCTGCTCGAAGATCGGCTTCGAGCCCTGGGGCGAGCTGGAGGCCGCCGGCATCCAGCCCAACGGCGAGCACGCCATGGAGCCCATCGAGGAAGCGGTGCTGGCGGTGTACCAGGAAATGATCGCCAACGGCCGTCTCGATGCGTCGGCACACGCTGCGGAGCAATGCCTGACGGCATGA
- a CDS encoding XdhC family protein: protein MESIDVRVLRTARDWHAAGHRLLLVTVVKTWGSSPRPVGSMMALREDGRCVGSVSGGCIEDDLVHRYTRAYGGAGDIGQTTPAVVRYGVTADEAHRFGLPCGGTLELLLEFQPDFTALDELVRQLESGRLMQRTVDCASGAVTLQPTSIPEALRFDGASLSCTLGPQYRMLLIGAGALAEYVATMALFNDFAVTVCDPRIEHRGTWTVAGVALSTEMPDDAVRTLNPDPRTCIVALSHDPKLDDLALLAALHSPAFYVGAIGSRRNTASRRRRFIEHFDETEDSLRHLHAPVGLYIGSKTPAEIAVSVMAEILAVKNGVEPGLKLEASSHHALNAWARPSR from the coding sequence GACCTGGGGCTCGTCGCCGCGCCCCGTGGGTTCGATGATGGCATTGCGCGAGGATGGCCGCTGCGTGGGCTCGGTCTCCGGCGGCTGCATCGAGGATGACCTGGTCCACCGCTACACCCGCGCCTACGGCGGCGCGGGAGACATCGGGCAGACGACGCCCGCGGTCGTGCGCTACGGCGTCACCGCGGACGAGGCGCATCGCTTCGGCCTGCCCTGCGGCGGCACGCTGGAACTGCTGCTGGAGTTCCAGCCGGACTTCACGGCGCTCGACGAACTGGTGCGCCAGCTGGAATCGGGACGACTCATGCAGCGCACGGTCGACTGCGCCAGCGGCGCGGTGACGCTGCAGCCGACCTCGATCCCCGAGGCGCTGCGCTTCGATGGCGCCAGCCTGTCCTGCACCCTGGGGCCGCAATACCGCATGCTGCTCATCGGCGCCGGCGCGCTGGCCGAGTACGTGGCCACCATGGCCCTGTTCAACGACTTCGCGGTGACGGTCTGCGATCCGCGCATCGAACATCGTGGAACCTGGACCGTGGCAGGCGTGGCGCTCAGCACGGAAATGCCCGACGACGCGGTTCGTACCCTGAATCCCGACCCGCGCACCTGCATCGTCGCCCTGAGCCACGACCCCAAGCTCGACGACCTGGCCCTGCTGGCGGCGCTGCACAGCCCCGCCTTCTACGTCGGCGCCATCGGCTCGCGGCGCAACACCGCGAGCCGCAGGCGCCGCTTCATCGAGCACTTCGACGAGACGGAGGACTCCCTGCGGCACCTGCATGCGCCGGTCGGCCTCTACATCGGCAGCAAGACCCCCGCCGAGATCGCGGTGAGCGTGATGGCGGAAATCCTGGCGGTGAAGAATGGGGTGGAGCCTGGCTTGAAGCTTGAAGCTTCCTCCCACCATGCGCTGAACGCCTGGGCACGGCCATCCAGGTGA
- a CDS encoding SDR family oxidoreductase, which produces MKKVIVLGANGRTAREIVPRLLEQGDVELMLFARHAERLHDFKSPRVQVVEGDARSPDALKKALQGQDIVISALGGMDLGDVTQALVETMEALGVRRIIAISAGGIYDELPEPFNSWDKSVVGQTRPTNLKTAEVIESSSLDYTILRPVWLTDETTEEVQLTHKGEIYKGTETSRASLGRFVADLVEHPERHVNENLGISQPHTEGNRPAAYR; this is translated from the coding sequence ATGAAGAAAGTCATCGTACTGGGCGCCAACGGCCGCACAGCCAGGGAAATCGTTCCACGCCTGCTGGAGCAGGGCGATGTGGAGCTGATGCTTTTCGCGCGCCACGCCGAACGCCTGCATGATTTCAAGAGTCCGCGCGTCCAGGTGGTCGAGGGCGACGCCCGCAGTCCAGATGCTCTGAAAAAGGCCCTCCAGGGTCAGGATATCGTCATCAGTGCGCTGGGCGGCATGGACCTCGGCGACGTCACGCAAGCCTTGGTCGAGACGATGGAGGCGCTTGGCGTTCGCCGCATCATCGCCATCAGTGCCGGAGGCATCTACGACGAACTGCCCGAGCCGTTCAATTCCTGGGACAAGAGCGTGGTAGGGCAGACCCGACCCACCAATCTGAAAACGGCCGAGGTGATCGAGAGTTCCTCCCTGGATTACACCATCCTGCGCCCGGTCTGGCTGACGGATGAAACCACCGAAGAGGTCCAGCTGACGCACAAGGGGGAGATCTACAAGGGCACGGAGACCTCGCGCGCCAGTCTTGGGCGCTTCGTGGCCGATCTCGTCGAGCATCCCGAGCGCCACGTCAACGAAAACCTCGGCATCAGCCAGCCTCATACCGAGGGGAACAGGCCCGCTGCCTATCGCTAG
- a CDS encoding nitrogen fixation protein NifQ codes for MSQVALRLQVEAEANTTWLAQIVRAQRDGRSCLPKHLGLDAAQYAGLLARHGLQPAVRRANYRLLDERDALREELLALRQEEWQALHDLLLAGQDDLGEPALAAIVAAACLGSEHLWRDLGLDSRAQLRALLMYNFPHLARRNTQDMRWKKFFYKQLCEQGGGYVCRAPSCDTCPTYHDCFGEEQ; via the coding sequence ATGAGCCAGGTAGCGCTGCGTCTGCAGGTCGAGGCCGAAGCCAATACGACCTGGCTGGCACAGATCGTCCGGGCCCAGCGCGATGGCCGCAGCTGCCTGCCGAAGCACCTCGGGCTCGACGCCGCGCAATATGCCGGGCTGCTGGCGCGCCATGGCCTGCAGCCGGCGGTCCGCAGAGCCAACTACCGCCTGCTCGACGAACGCGATGCCCTGCGCGAGGAACTGCTGGCACTGCGCCAGGAGGAATGGCAGGCACTGCACGACCTGCTGCTGGCCGGGCAGGACGACCTCGGCGAGCCGGCGCTGGCCGCCATCGTCGCCGCCGCCTGCCTCGGCAGCGAGCACCTGTGGCGCGACCTGGGCCTCGACTCCCGGGCGCAGCTGCGCGCCCTGCTGATGTACAACTTCCCGCACCTGGCCCGGCGCAACACCCAGGACATGCGCTGGAAGAAATTCTTCTACAAACAACTATGCGAACAGGGCGGCGGTTACGTCTGCCGCGCCCCCTCTTGCGATACCTGCCCGACCTACCACGATTGTTTTGGAGAAGAGCAATGA
- the grxD gene encoding Grx4 family monothiol glutaredoxin, with product MQVLDTEARIRQQLAEHPVLLYMKGTPDAPECGFSRAAVAALKNSGRPFATVNVLLAPHIREKLPKISQWPTYPQLFLRGELVGGCDIILGLEADGSLAAQLDAALAPET from the coding sequence ATGCAGGTTCTCGATACCGAAGCCCGTATTCGCCAGCAGCTTGCCGAGCATCCGGTGCTGCTCTACATGAAGGGCACGCCGGACGCCCCGGAGTGCGGCTTCTCCCGCGCCGCGGTGGCGGCGCTGAAGAACAGCGGCCGGCCGTTCGCCACGGTCAACGTGCTGCTGGCGCCGCACATCCGCGAGAAGCTGCCAAAGATCTCGCAGTGGCCGACCTACCCGCAGCTGTTCCTGCGCGGCGAGCTGGTCGGCGGCTGCGACATCATCCTCGGCCTGGAAGCCGACGGCAGCCTGGCGGCGCAACTCGATGCCGCCCTCGCGCCGGAAACCTAA
- a CDS encoding alpha/beta hydrolase yields MNESNPKIATSGQPGSRRAFIQGSLLVGSAALLAGPAALAAATSSSSEAGTMQLTQEWDKVFPRSENLDHQKITFTNRYGITLAADLYLPKKRSGERLPAIVVSGPFGAVKEQSSGLYAQTMAERGFVTLAFDPSYTGESGGEPRNVASPDINTEDFSAAVDFIGLRPEVDRERIGIIGICGWGGMALNAVAVDKRVKAVVASTMYDMTRVMSKGYNDSVTLEQRTQTLEQLSRQRWQDAENGTPAYQPPYNELQGGEAQFLVDYHDYYRTPRGYHPRAVNSGNAWTITTPLSFMNMPLLTYIEEISPRPVLLVHGENAHSRYFSETAYEAAAEPKELLIVPGASHVDLYDQLDKIPFDRITAFFGEHLR; encoded by the coding sequence ATGAACGAATCCAACCCGAAGATCGCCACCAGCGGGCAGCCCGGCTCCCGCAGAGCGTTCATCCAGGGCTCCCTTCTCGTCGGCTCGGCAGCGCTTCTCGCCGGGCCGGCGGCCCTGGCGGCAGCGACTTCCAGCAGCAGCGAGGCAGGCACCATGCAACTGACACAGGAATGGGACAAGGTCTTCCCTCGAAGCGAGAACCTTGACCACCAGAAGATCACGTTCACTAACCGCTACGGCATCACCCTGGCGGCCGACCTGTATCTGCCGAAGAAGCGTAGCGGCGAGCGGCTTCCCGCGATCGTCGTCAGCGGCCCGTTCGGCGCGGTGAAGGAACAGTCGTCCGGCCTGTACGCGCAAACCATGGCCGAGCGCGGCTTCGTCACCCTGGCGTTCGACCCGTCCTACACCGGTGAGAGCGGCGGCGAGCCGCGCAACGTCGCCTCGCCGGACATCAATACCGAAGACTTCAGTGCGGCGGTGGACTTCATCGGCCTGCGCCCGGAAGTCGATCGCGAGCGCATCGGCATCATCGGTATCTGCGGCTGGGGCGGCATGGCGCTGAACGCCGTGGCCGTGGACAAGCGCGTCAAGGCCGTCGTGGCCAGCACCATGTACGACATGACGCGGGTCATGTCCAAGGGCTACAACGACAGCGTGACCCTCGAACAGCGCACGCAGACGCTGGAGCAACTGAGCCGGCAGCGCTGGCAGGACGCGGAAAACGGTACCCCCGCCTACCAGCCGCCCTACAACGAACTGCAGGGTGGCGAGGCGCAGTTCCTGGTCGACTACCACGACTACTACCGGACGCCGCGCGGCTACCATCCGCGGGCGGTCAACTCCGGCAATGCCTGGACGATCACCACGCCGCTGTCGTTCATGAACATGCCGCTGCTCACCTACATCGAGGAAATCTCGCCACGCCCGGTCCTGTTGGTCCACGGCGAGAACGCGCACTCGCGCTACTTCAGCGAAACCGCCTACGAGGCGGCGGCCGAGCCGAAGGAACTGCTGATCGTCCCGGGCGCCAGCCACGTCGACCTGTACGACCAGTTGGACAAGATCCCCTTCGACAGGATCACGGCGTTCTTCGGCGAACACCTGCGCTAG
- a CDS encoding 4Fe-4S binding protein, which produces MALRIVESCVNCWACLDVCPSEAISPGATHFRISAHKCTECDGDYAEQQCASICPIEGAILFADGSPANPAGSLTGIPPERLAEAMRAIQAR; this is translated from the coding sequence ATGGCACTGCGAATCGTCGAATCCTGCGTCAACTGCTGGGCCTGCCTGGACGTCTGCCCGAGCGAGGCGATCAGCCCCGGCGCCACGCACTTCCGCATCAGCGCGCACAAGTGCACCGAGTGCGACGGCGACTATGCCGAGCAACAGTGCGCGAGCATCTGCCCCATCGAAGGCGCGATCCTGTTCGCCGACGGCAGCCCGGCCAACCCGGCCGGCTCGCTGACGGGCATCCCTCCGGAGCGCCTGGCCGAAGCCATGCGCGCCATCCAGGCCCGCTGA
- a CDS encoding MFS transporter — MAGTDTPYEAGQAASWSGVFALSFCAFALIASEFLPVSLLTPMANDLRVSEGMAGQGIAISGAFAVLTSLFISTLAGNLNRKTLLLGLTAAMGVSGAIVALAPNYFTYMLGRALIGVVVGGFWSMSAAMAIRLVSSRDVPRALAIVNGGNALATVVAAPLGAYLGTVIGWRGAFLCLVPVALIALAWQWRTLPPMPAAARASGSASAFKVFTLLGRPGVGVGMLASSLLFMGQFALFTYVRPFLETVTGVQGSAISLILLVIGAAGFIGTVLIGRVLQRGFYQTLIAIPLLMAVTALALIAFGSWLAIVIVLLGLWGLAGTAAPVGWWSWIARVFPGDAEAGGGLFVAVVQLSIALGSTLGGLLFDHSGYRSTFIMSAVLLASCAALAAMTARGAAARA; from the coding sequence ATGGCCGGCACCGACACCCCATACGAAGCCGGACAAGCGGCCTCCTGGAGCGGCGTCTTCGCCCTGTCGTTCTGCGCGTTCGCGCTGATCGCATCGGAATTCCTGCCCGTCAGCCTGCTGACGCCCATGGCGAATGACCTCCGGGTCAGCGAAGGTATGGCGGGGCAGGGCATCGCGATCTCCGGCGCATTCGCCGTCCTGACGAGCCTGTTCATTTCGACGCTGGCCGGCAACCTGAACCGCAAGACGCTGTTGCTCGGGCTGACGGCGGCGATGGGTGTGTCGGGCGCCATCGTCGCGCTGGCGCCGAACTATTTCACCTACATGCTGGGCCGGGCGCTGATCGGCGTGGTCGTCGGCGGTTTCTGGTCGATGTCGGCGGCCATGGCCATCCGCCTGGTGTCGTCGCGCGATGTGCCGCGCGCCCTGGCCATCGTCAACGGCGGCAACGCACTGGCCACTGTGGTGGCCGCGCCGCTGGGCGCCTACTTGGGAACCGTCATCGGTTGGCGCGGCGCTTTCCTTTGCCTGGTGCCGGTAGCCCTGATCGCCCTGGCCTGGCAATGGAGGACGCTGCCTCCCATGCCGGCCGCGGCGCGGGCGTCGGGCAGCGCCAGTGCGTTCAAGGTGTTCACGCTGCTCGGGCGTCCTGGCGTCGGCGTGGGCATGCTGGCCAGCAGCCTGCTGTTCATGGGGCAGTTCGCGCTGTTCACCTACGTGCGGCCGTTCCTGGAAACGGTCACGGGCGTACAGGGAAGCGCGATATCGCTCATTCTGCTGGTGATCGGCGCGGCGGGTTTCATCGGCACCGTGCTCATCGGCCGGGTCCTGCAGCGGGGTTTCTACCAGACGCTGATCGCCATCCCGCTGTTGATGGCCGTGACGGCCCTGGCGCTGATCGCCTTCGGCAGCTGGCTGGCCATCGTCATCGTGTTGCTGGGCCTGTGGGGGCTGGCCGGCACTGCCGCGCCCGTGGGCTGGTGGTCCTGGATCGCCAGGGTCTTTCCCGGGGATGCCGAGGCGGGTGGTGGCCTGTTCGTCGCCGTCGTGCAGTTGTCCATCGCGCTGGGTTCGACCCTGGGTGGCCTGCTGTTCGACCACAGCGGCTACCGGAGCACGTTCATCATGAGCGCCGTGTTGCTGGCGAGCTGCGCCGCCCTGGCGGCCATGACGGCGCGCGGAGCGGCGGCGCGTGCCTGA